Genomic DNA from Cloeon dipterum chromosome 3, ieCloDipt1.1, whole genome shotgun sequence:
gcagccaCGGCCTAACAATGGCGGTGATGCTGGTCGAGCGCTAGCCGAACCCTTCGCCAGGTCGACTTTCGGACGTCGAGTGCCGCCCCCGGATGGCCGCCCCCGGAGCAGAGTGACAGGGCGACCCTTCGAGTGCCTTCGGACCCAAGTCGGGCCCACCATGGTCAAGTGAAACGCGCAAAGCTGCTGGATGCACCAACATGCTCAGTGGAAGTTAGTGTTCGCCCCTCGCCAGGCCCCCCTTTTCCCGCCGCCGGAGGGCTCCCGAGTGCCCACCAGTGTTTCACCGTGGGCCCGCGGTCCCTCCGAAGGCCCGTGCGCTGGAATTTCTTGCGCGGCGGTTTCCATTCGGTGCCAATACGCATTGCAATTCGCGGTTCTACATAGCCAGCGGGTCCCCACcacttttattgttattatttgtgcAAAATCCGAGATTGCcgtgcaaaatttgcatctgtCATGAAAAGGTCGAAGGTGGCAAGCGCCTAGATTCGCGTGTTCTCCGACCGTTGGGCCGCAGTGTGCCGAAATCGGCGCCCGTTGAGCCGTCGCTCCGATCACCAATATGCTGCGCTGTTTTCTACTTTGCCCTGAATTGCTGCCTGCCAGCCTTATTGCGGTGATTCTCGATTCCTTTTGCTGCAGCTCTCAGGTTACTTGCAGTCTTTccatattttctaatttactgTTTCCCTTTCACGTTAAAATCGTGTTTCTATGGAAGTGtttctatttcaattttactatttagGTCAAATCTTTGGTATGGCAAATCAGAATACTCTTTATTTGCGAGATATACTCTCAATTTtgtgaagaaatttaaaaattcaaccgtTATACCATTTCGCACCTTCCATTGTGATTATATTTTACGGTTTGTTATTAGGTTGGAAAACGCGGCAAAAAGGAGTTGCACACTCAAGTGAGTGATCCTGATCAAAACAAACTCTTATCACCCCTTTGATTCTTTTGCAGATAAcacaactatttttttcattacgTTTTATTCCAATCAcacctttattttaaaaaaaaaatctttaaataatcGATGATTCTTTAATAAACTTTGAACTGACGCTATTCCACGTTTCGGACAGAAATTGGCGGTATTTTGGGATTTTGCACATATATTTAAAGAGTACCCATTTTTAAcacttaaattgaaaagattttagACTAAAGGGCAATTTTGGACGAACAGGTGCGGACGTGGGGATGACGGGCATTCCGCAGAAagtgcaccgaggactgcacgCGGGTCTCATCGTGGCAGCGCAGCCAAACCATTACTCGACGCTCGCCACGGCATCCCCAACGCGGAGCTCTAAGGCGCAAGATGTGTCTTCATGGCTCGCTTGCCGCCGAACTTCCCAATCGAAGGTATGAGgacaaatttaacattatttatattagaCTGTAGTTTAGTTTGGTACTGAATTCTTGTTGTCACTTTTGTtgttgatctctttttttGGTACACATtacttaataataattttattttgacccaATAGgttataataaaacaataactgctatactaaaatttaaattagcctTTTCTCAgtgaaaaaattctaaaaaatagggctattttaaaaatagggtTAAAATAGGTAATTTAAACTCCCTTTCGCAAGCACGGAATAATCTCTTAGGCTGTTTTTTatgcatgaatttaatttttttttttgtgaactGAAGTAATAATTTGCATATGGTTCGACCTTTCAatgcttttataaaaattaaattcaaactgaaatttatgtgTCCTCtaaaggttttttaaatcaactttctTACttattgctatttattttttactgtgatTCAATTAGGCTTTTTTATAGTGCCATAAATTTAAGCCCGATAACAAACAACAAACCACAATTTAGTCGTTtccaaatcgaaaaattttgCGTTACTTCCGCAGTTACCTGAGAGGGACAAAGAGGGATGGAAACAAGGGGGTGCTTGGCAGCCGGTAGAGGAGTACACCCTGGACGAGACAAGTATGGCCAGCTTGGCGTACGAGGGCGTTGGCTCGGCGGGCTCATCGTCGACCAGCTCGTCCAAGTACCAGCAGCTGGTGTCGCCTCCGCCAGCTAGCAAGATGGTCAAGGGCATCCGGGCGGTCAGCATCATGGACACGCTGTCGCAGCTGGCCGGCACCGAGTCGCTGGCCCCCGCGCCCACCCCTGCGCCTCGCTCGCACCTGATGCACCACAAAATGCTGCCAGCCACCCCTGTCGCCCCACAGCCCCTCAATGGCAGAAGCACGCCCGCGAGGACAGTCAAGTCGAGAGGACGCACCCCCGACTGGATTAAGAAAATATTCGACTACGCCAAGCGCGGAAAACTTGAGCAGCttgtgagaataaatttttaatttgacacaaactcaaaatttatatttaaaaaaattgttaagttatataatttgattgaaattttaaacacagtATCAAGTTAAGAAGTTAATCAGATAAGTAAAAAGGCAAGAAATgttatttctaatatttaaatattaaaaaaaaatgttgccatattccaaaacattaatttttcttttcctttttaaaactgtttaaaaatgcacaaattaaattgttacaaattgGAGgttgatttttccaatttcatgcttaaatttgaaattaaaactttgcagAGGATGTCTCTTAAAGACATGGAAGCAACGTTAGTGAGAAACCTGTCAGACCACCACGGGAACAACCTGTTGCACATCCTCGCATGCCAGGGATACGATGGTGCCCTCGCTTGGCTGTGTTCCTCCCTTATGGTCGTCCAGTCGCAGCTCGAAGGCGCTCTCGCTGACGAAAACAGGTCTGGACTTACCCCCGTCGCCTGTGCTGTCAAGGTAATTCTGCTTCactaaattatatatatatatatatatatatatatatatatatatatatgtatatatacacACTCGCGAATGTGActaacaatttgtttttccatCAGTACGGACACTCAAACTGTGTGGAATGGTTGGTGACCAACACCAAAATGCGGGAAAAACTATCCTCAAAGGACGGTGAAAGGTGTCTTTTGCACATTGCAGCCAAGTACAATCAggtaaaagcagaaaattctctttttatcTCCCACGTTAACAGCACGTAAATTAGCAGTctttcaaattacaaaaataaaatttttggacaACCTCCTGACCTCTCTCAAACACGTTTCTCTCCATATAGTTTACAAATCACCCTGTAAATCATTTCCTTTCCTCCTCTGTATTTATTTCctatcctttttaaatttatggcaataaaattttgattcaaccCAATAAACGTATACCTATGTGACGTGTGGCAGGTGTCAGTTCTGCAGTGGCTAGTCAACGCCATGAAAGTACGGGAAATCGGTTTGGACCAAAGGGATCACTGTGGCGACACACCTCTGCACCTAGCCTCCAGGATGGGTGGCCTCGAGATCTGCAGGATTCTTTTGTCCAACGGGTCCAATGTGACAGCAAAGGTACGCGCACTCATCCCACCATTTGAATGTCTCGACTTATATTTTACGGATTCCAGAATGACCTTGGCATGAAAGCGTCCGACATTGCGTTGGCTGCTTCTCACCCCGCTGTCCAGCACTACCTGAACCTTTTCGAAAGCTCTATCAGCATGGCTGGAGAGCTGACGCAGGCCAAGAGCACGGTTGAATCTCTGAGGGAGGATAATGTTAAGCTCAAAGGACATTTCAAGtgagtttataaaaaaaatagtatcgGACCAAtatatcaaaaattcatttttcaattttatttaaaaggatTCTTAAAAAGAACTTCACCTCGTTATTTAgcgattattatttatagtcctgcttattatttattttaagctaggttataacaaatttatattttcccttttactGGAATTTCGTGACAAGTGGTCTATGGAATGGAATgagggatattttttttaaatgttaactAAGGGAATATTTCCCCAACCCGACAAtcaagtcaaattttattttaatttctgtttttcttcttttaggGATGTGTTAAGCATTGGCAAGCGACTGGCCAAGGAGCGAGACGAAATGTGCAGGGACACGCTTGGTACCTTGCAAAAGGTGGCAGGGCTGGCTGTGCAAGAAAAAGTGGCCTCCGTTTTGTCCGAACTGATGGAGGAGAACAAAATGCTGCGCGAGCGACTGAAGTTGCCTTCGCAGAGCACCTCGGTCGAAAACGTGGGCAGGTCACTCTTACAACTGCCTGGCGTTACCTCATCTGCAGGAGCCAAATCCGGCGAGGTTGCCGGCAGCCAGTGGAGAAGCTTTTTGGTGTCCGGACTGGCCGACATGGAGCACCGTCTTCTCATTGCGGAAGAAGCATGGCGCAAGATGGCAGCCAATCAGGGTGCTCACACTGAACAGACAACCATTACCTCAGAAAGGTTGCCTCTAGACATAATCAGGTGAGAcataaaatgcttaaaattttgttttaaattttattgttagcgtcaaaataaaatactcagTACTGTTCGATTCTTTAGTTTTTtatcgaataaataaatttcattgtgggaaaaattcaatttaaaattttactataatAATACCaccaaaaatattgatcaatattttttgtgtttcttaatgtattttattaattttgtttaattctaTCACACTAAAAGAAAATGtgggtttttatttttttaaccttttaatttttcatccataGGCACCACATTGACCAAATAGAAGAGCAGCAGCGAGCGTTGGCCAGCTCAAGCTTTACCTTCACCTCGGAGGCGAGGAGTCTGTCCTCGTCCGAGTCCAGTCTGGACACCCTGCTGTCCCTTCCTGTCAGTTCAGACAACATTTACAGCCAACTAATGGAAAGGAGGACGCCTCCAAgggtgccgccgccgacgacaCCTCACAAGCCagcgccaccgccgccgagcAGTCGACGTGAGAGCCGCGAGGAGCTAAAGCGGCGCTTGCAGCAGATGGCGCTGACCTCTGAGAGCGGAAACGCCAGCGTGCTCGAGGTCATCGAGCCGACCACCAGCGAGTCCGAGGAGGAGCGCACCCCCATTGGCAGGACGCCCTTTCTCGCAACCTCATCCCCAAGACTGAAGGCTCTGAGTATGT
This window encodes:
- the LOC135941264 gene encoding uncharacterized protein LOC135941264 isoform X2, with the protein product MLSGSADVGMTGIPQKVHRGLHAGLIVAAQPNHYSTLATASPTRSSKAQDVSSWLACRRTSQSKLPERDKEGWKQGGAWQPVEEYTLDETSMASLAYEGVGSAGSSSTSSSKYQQLVSPPPASKMVKGIRAVSIMDTLSQLAGTESLAPAPTPAPRSHLMHHKMLPATPVAPQPLNGRSTPARTVKSRGRTPDWIKKIFDYAKRGKLEQLRMSLKDMEATLVRNLSDHHGNNLLHILACQGYDGALAWLCSSLMVVQSQLEGALADENRSGLTPVACAVKYGHSNCVEWLVTNTKMREKLSSKDGERCLLHIAAKYNQVSVLQWLVNAMKVREIGLDQRDHCGDTPLHLASRMGGLEICRILLSNGSNVTAKNDLGMKASDIALAASHPAVQHYLNLFESSISMAGELTQAKSTVESLREDNVKLKGHFKDVLSIGKRLAKERDEMCRDTLGTLQKVAGLAVQEKVASVLSELMEENKMLRERLKLPSQSTSVENVGRSLLQLPGVTSSAGAKSGEVAGSQWRSFLVSGLADMEHRLLIAEEAWRKMAANQGAHTEQTTITSERLPLDIIRHHIDQIEEQQRALASSSFTFTSEARSLSSSESSLDTLLSLPVSSDNIYSQLMERRTPPRVPPPTTPHKPAPPPPSSRRESREELKRRLQQMALTSESGNASVLEVIEPTTSESEEERTPIGRTPFLATSSPRLKALSMSLEDELEKIQEPTNYPRSSRQQHQRRCLSVQNLLDTEEVEVRLPDNQPDLLIGTVSMDETGDEDVMSSSARTRGQKKRTFLQKITMRAGWTTSRRKTNMYKKAHEITPDDFKETYMPRTVSSDSPALSSTSQHGESGEDTPLHVRSTGSSSSNEIYGQKNMPVDTAEQTETEVSVSEPLAEPEQSPVQEEPPPPIPPSSPPSTQRLVKKTLADFKSGHLQQHHHHHHHQIESMSVTTSEDSGFVARPCSSASKSDSLLSSRPDSSSSSLLKGFTMRMLATELANGRISPAPSDFSKADSTRMLGKIEETTLCPDPDTKKASPAVRFQREKRTAPPPRTHVEKEKVLSKDVKNEKALAESLSKKRNERAWYDLSDEEPDLLTTATRLGTMRTSSDEESMRN
- the LOC135941264 gene encoding uncharacterized protein LOC135941264 isoform X1; protein product: MPAAPQKFCLIYIVDTFETNTTSGADVGMTGIPQKVHRGLHAGLIVAAQPNHYSTLATASPTRSSKAQDVSSWLACRRTSQSKLPERDKEGWKQGGAWQPVEEYTLDETSMASLAYEGVGSAGSSSTSSSKYQQLVSPPPASKMVKGIRAVSIMDTLSQLAGTESLAPAPTPAPRSHLMHHKMLPATPVAPQPLNGRSTPARTVKSRGRTPDWIKKIFDYAKRGKLEQLRMSLKDMEATLVRNLSDHHGNNLLHILACQGYDGALAWLCSSLMVVQSQLEGALADENRSGLTPVACAVKYGHSNCVEWLVTNTKMREKLSSKDGERCLLHIAAKYNQVSVLQWLVNAMKVREIGLDQRDHCGDTPLHLASRMGGLEICRILLSNGSNVTAKNDLGMKASDIALAASHPAVQHYLNLFESSISMAGELTQAKSTVESLREDNVKLKGHFKDVLSIGKRLAKERDEMCRDTLGTLQKVAGLAVQEKVASVLSELMEENKMLRERLKLPSQSTSVENVGRSLLQLPGVTSSAGAKSGEVAGSQWRSFLVSGLADMEHRLLIAEEAWRKMAANQGAHTEQTTITSERLPLDIIRHHIDQIEEQQRALASSSFTFTSEARSLSSSESSLDTLLSLPVSSDNIYSQLMERRTPPRVPPPTTPHKPAPPPPSSRRESREELKRRLQQMALTSESGNASVLEVIEPTTSESEEERTPIGRTPFLATSSPRLKALSMSLEDELEKIQEPTNYPRSSRQQHQRRCLSVQNLLDTEEVEVRLPDNQPDLLIGTVSMDETGDEDVMSSSARTRGQKKRTFLQKITMRAGWTTSRRKTNMYKKAHEITPDDFKETYMPRTVSSDSPALSSTSQHGESGEDTPLHVRSTGSSSSNEIYGQKNMPVDTAEQTETEVSVSEPLAEPEQSPVQEEPPPPIPPSSPPSTQRLVKKTLADFKSGHLQQHHHHHHHQIESMSVTTSEDSGFVARPCSSASKSDSLLSSRPDSSSSSLLKGFTMRMLATELANGRISPAPSDFSKADSTRMLGKIEETTLCPDPDTKKASPAVRFQREKRTAPPPRTHVEKEKVLSKDVKNEKALAESLSKKRNERAWYDLSDEEPDLLTTATRLGTMRTSSDEESMRN